A window from Enterocloster bolteae encodes these proteins:
- the rpmB gene encoding 50S ribosomal protein L28 — MAKCAICEKAAHFGIQVSHSHRRSNKMWKANVKSVRVKVNGGTQRMYVCTSCLRSGLVERA, encoded by the coding sequence ATGGCTAAGTGTGCAATCTGTGAAAAGGCAGCTCATTTCGGAATTCAAGTGAGCCATTCCCATAGAAGATCCAACAAGATGTGGAAAGCGAACGTTAAATCTGTCAGAGTCAAGGTTAATGGTGGAACCCAGAGAATGTACGTATGTACTTCCTGCTTACGTTCAGGCCTTGTAGAAAGAGCTTAA
- a CDS encoding Asp23/Gls24 family envelope stress response protein produces MKGRISNKMGEIQINPDVIALYAGTIAVECFGIVGMAAVSMKDGLVKLLKRESLTHGINVDINDNKISIDFHVIVSYGVSISAVSDNLIESVKYRVEEFTGMEVEKINIYVEGVRVID; encoded by the coding sequence ATGAAGGGACGAATCAGCAATAAAATGGGCGAAATCCAGATTAACCCGGACGTGATTGCTTTATATGCAGGAACCATCGCAGTTGAATGTTTTGGCATTGTAGGTATGGCAGCTGTCAGCATGAAGGACGGGCTGGTTAAACTATTAAAGAGAGAGAGCCTGACTCATGGAATCAATGTGGATATAAATGATAATAAAATATCCATTGATTTCCACGTAATCGTATCTTATGGGGTCAGTATTTCGGCTGTATCTGACAACCTGATTGAAAGCGTGAAATACAGGGTAGAAGAATTCACCGGCATGGAGGTTGAGAAAATCAATATCTATGTGGAAGGTGTTAGAGTGATTGACTAG